The stretch of DNA GGAAGTGCTGTTCGACGAGCCGATTCTGGCCGCCCTGCCGGCGGGCCATCCGCTGGAAGGTACCACCCCGACCCTAGAGCAGCTCGCCCGCTACCCGCTGGTCCTGTTTCCTGCCAAGCCGCGCCCCAGCATGGCCGACATGGTGCTCGGGCTCTTCCGCCGCCAGGGGCTGAAGGTCGAAGTGGCCCAGGAGGCCAATGAACTACAGACGGCACTAAGCCTGGTGCACTCAGAGATAGGCATCAGTCTGGTGCCCGAGCAGGTCAAGCGCGTGCAACGGGACGGCATCAGCTATGTCTATCTCGCCGACAGGAGCATCACCATCCCCGTCATCTGCAGCCGGCGCCGCGGGGAAGTCCCCTCCCCCGTGATGCAGGAGGCCAACGCCATCCTCGAGGTGCTGGTGGAGAATCGCCGTAGCGGGCGATATCCATGAGGGGGCAGCAGCCCGACGGCCGTGGCCACCCGGGACTGATGTCGATATGCCCCCTTATACGCACACTTCGTCTACCTGCTCCAGCAAGTTGTGGAGCGCCGGTGAATCATTGCTCGACCGCCAGGCCATCCAAGCGGCATGTCGCAGGCCTCGAGTTCCGACAGATGGTGGACCCGGTGGTGATCGCCGCTCACGTGGTGACGCGCCTGCAGACCATCGTCTCCCGCGAAGTGCCGCCGGAGGAGACCGTGGCGGTCACCGTCGGAAAGCTGTATGCCGGTACCCAGGCCAACATCATTCCCCACTCCGTCGAGCTCGAGATCAATATCCGCAGCTTCGACAACGCTATCCACCGGCAGGTGGTGGGGGCCATCTAGCGCATCGTGCGAGCCGAGTGCGAGGCCGGCCGCGCTCCGAGGCCTCCGGCATTCCGGGTGCTCAACGAGACCCTCGCGCTGCACAACGATCCTACGGTGGTCGACCATGTTCGCCGTGCCCACGGCAAGCACTT from Halomonas aestuarii encodes:
- a CDS encoding peptidase dimerization domain-containing protein, with protein sequence MNHCSTARPSKRHVAGLEFRQMVDPVVIAAHVVTRLQTIVSREVPPEETVAVTVGKLYAGTQANIIPHSVELEINIRSFDNAIHRQVVGAI